The Halanaerobium praevalens DSM 2228 genome contains a region encoding:
- the hutG gene encoding formimidoylglutamase — MSFKKYYKKVNKDVWQGRVDDSEDFTAFRWHQWVEFIDLNNCDLSLQAAETGICFLGFCSDQGVKRNGGRPGAAKGPISIRKELANLPIQFTKETKLFDAGNIISPDQALEKQQESLALAVAKVLDLGLFPILLGGGHEIAFGHYSGLLKSKYKLQKDAQIGVINFDAHFDMRPYQNGGNSGTMFRQIADQCQALGAPYSYLAIGIQKCANTVNLFQTAEQLGADYILAQDITKSNILELLNKLNYYLNQNDYIYLSICADVFSSAIAPGVSSTQPLGIEAEIALDLIKHIIKSKKVISFDIAEVSPRFDLDNSTAKLAAIIIFAVVNTLVGEEFH; from the coding sequence ATTAGTTTTAAAAAATATTATAAAAAAGTAAATAAAGATGTTTGGCAGGGTAGAGTAGATGACTCAGAAGATTTTACGGCTTTTAGATGGCACCAGTGGGTAGAATTTATTGATTTAAATAACTGTGATTTATCTTTGCAGGCAGCTGAAACTGGAATTTGTTTTTTAGGATTTTGCAGTGATCAGGGAGTTAAAAGAAATGGTGGTCGTCCAGGAGCTGCTAAAGGTCCAATAAGTATCAGAAAAGAACTAGCTAATTTGCCAATACAATTTACTAAAGAAACTAAGTTATTTGATGCAGGTAATATTATTTCTCCTGATCAGGCCTTAGAAAAACAGCAAGAATCTCTGGCATTAGCAGTAGCAAAAGTCTTAGATTTAGGGCTTTTTCCTATTTTATTAGGTGGAGGACATGAAATTGCATTTGGTCATTACAGTGGTTTATTAAAGTCTAAATATAAATTACAAAAAGATGCTCAAATAGGAGTTATAAACTTTGATGCTCACTTTGATATGAGACCTTATCAAAATGGTGGGAATTCAGGTACAATGTTTAGACAAATAGCTGATCAATGTCAAGCTTTGGGTGCTCCTTATTCTTATTTAGCTATTGGAATCCAAAAATGTGCAAATACAGTTAATCTTTTTCAGACTGCAGAGCAGTTAGGGGCAGATTATATTTTGGCCCAAGATATAACTAAATCAAATATATTAGAACTGCTAAATAAATTAAATTATTATCTTAACCAAAATGATTATATTTATTTAAGTATTTGTGCTGATGTTTTTTCCTCAGCTATTGCTCCAGGTGTAAGCTCTACTCAGCCTCTTGGAATTGAAGCGGAAATTGCTTTGGATTTGATCAAACATATAATTAAATCGAAAAAAGTTATTAGTTTTGATATTGCTGAAGTTTCACCCCGGTTTGATTTAGATAATTCCACTGCTAAATTAGCAGCTATTATAATTTTTGCTGTAGTTAATACTTTAGTTGGG
- the hutH gene encoding histidine ammonia-lyase: MKELIIDGSKLTLKDIVEVARKSRTVKLAEKAKEKINKSREIVDKFVEREEVVYGITTGFGELSEICIPKAEVEQLQENLICSHACGVGEAFAEEVVRTIMLLRANALAAGVSGIRVSTLETLLEMLNKKVHPVIPEKGSLGASGDLASLAHMVLVMINKGEAFYQGARISGKEALTKANIEPVTLKAKEGLALINGTQVMTAVGALTVYDAINLAKLADISAAMTLEAAKGITDPFDQRVHAVRPHKHQQGTAKDLLRLTEGSQLTTRQGEIRVQDAYTLRCLPQIHGASRDAIEYVKDKIDIEINSVTDNPLIFTETEDVISGGNFHGQPVALAFDFLGIAIAELANVAERRIERLVNPKLSGLPAFLVEEEGLNSGFMITQYAAASLVSENKVLAHPASVDSIPSSANQEDHVSMGTIGARKARDILYNTSRVLAIELITAAQAIDLINPGGDKLGKGTKAAYQVVRDNVKKLVKDRVMYKDINKSAELIEKEEVVKAVEKAIGTLNQELEE, translated from the coding sequence TAAATTTGTAGAAAGAGAAGAAGTTGTATATGGAATTACTACTGGTTTTGGAGAATTAAGTGAAATTTGTATTCCCAAAGCTGAAGTTGAACAATTACAAGAAAATCTAATCTGCAGCCATGCTTGTGGAGTTGGGGAAGCATTTGCAGAAGAAGTGGTTAGAACAATTATGTTACTGAGGGCTAATGCTTTAGCTGCAGGTGTTTCGGGGATTAGAGTAAGTACTTTAGAAACTTTGCTAGAAATGTTAAATAAAAAAGTTCATCCTGTTATACCAGAAAAAGGTTCTTTAGGTGCTAGTGGAGATTTAGCTTCTTTGGCACATATGGTTTTGGTTATGATTAATAAAGGAGAAGCATTTTATCAGGGAGCAAGAATAAGTGGAAAAGAGGCTCTGACTAAAGCTAATATTGAGCCTGTAACTTTGAAAGCTAAAGAAGGTTTAGCTTTAATCAACGGAACTCAAGTAATGACAGCAGTTGGTGCTTTAACTGTTTATGATGCTATTAATCTAGCTAAGCTTGCTGATATTTCTGCTGCCATGACTCTAGAAGCTGCCAAAGGAATTACAGATCCTTTTGATCAAAGAGTACATGCAGTAAGACCTCATAAGCATCAACAAGGTACTGCTAAAGATTTACTCAGATTAACAGAAGGAAGTCAGCTGACAACTAGGCAGGGTGAAATTAGAGTTCAAGATGCATATACTTTAAGGTGTTTACCTCAAATTCATGGGGCATCTAGAGATGCTATTGAATATGTTAAAGATAAAATAGATATCGAGATTAATTCTGTTACTGATAATCCATTAATTTTTACAGAAACAGAAGATGTTATTTCTGGAGGTAATTTTCATGGTCAACCAGTTGCTTTAGCTTTTGATTTTTTAGGTATTGCAATTGCTGAGCTGGCTAATGTAGCTGAAAGAAGAATAGAGAGGTTGGTTAATCCTAAACTAAGTGGTTTACCTGCATTTTTGGTAGAAGAAGAAGGACTTAATTCTGGTTTTATGATAACTCAGTATGCAGCAGCCTCTCTGGTATCTGAAAATAAGGTTTTAGCTCATCCTGCTAGTGTTGATTCTATACCTTCTTCTGCTAATCAGGAAGACCATGTGAGCATGGGGACTATTGGTGCTCGTAAAGCTAGAGATATTTTGTATAATACAAGTCGTGTCTTGGCAATTGAATTAATAACTGCTGCTCAAGCTATTGATCTAATAAATCCTGGTGGAGATAAACTTGGTAAAGGAACTAAAGCTGCTTATCAAGTTGTTAGAGATAATGTTAAAAAATTAGTTAAAGATCGAGTAATGTATAAAGATATTAATAAGAGTGCAGAGCTAATAGAAAAGGAAGAAGTTGTAAAAGCAGTAGAAAAGGCTATTGGTACTTTAAATCAGGAATTAGAAGAATAA